In a genomic window of Mycolicibacillus parakoreensis:
- a CDS encoding S8 family serine peptidase — MSPRHPPTRPLTGLVVAAVVAAGAAPGAAAVPPPHIDPGRVPVDGPPGPDQPMRQANLCARTITVADPDVTLTAPGFAMLDLARAWTYSTGTGVPVAVIDTGVTPTARLPVVPGGDYIMGGDGLTDCDAHGTVVAAVIAAAPRPGPGPRPRPPVAAFPAPPAAPVVTGAPPPLGPPAPPPPPPTVTVTEAPPAPPADRPAAGPGALGADTPDDPEVPAPPPESPDGVAGVAPHAVIIAIRQSSRAYEPDHPLPGDDAARRKAGTVATLARAIVHAADLGAKVINISVTSCTPAVDPLDQGALGAAAWYAATVKDAVIVAAAGNDGDDDCAQNPLFDPLSPDDPRDWREVKTVSSPSWFTDYVLSVAAVDTTGAPLTRSLAGPWVGVAAPGVAVMGLSPQTGGPVNAYPPVRPGEATQPFWGSSFSAAYVSGVAALVRARFPALTAHQVITRIVATAHHPARGVDNRVGSGVVDPVAALTFDVPAGPAQAPAAHTRLVSPRPSPAPADHRARAAAVGLAAAVLATGWLLALLSHTRAARRRRGRRR; from the coding sequence ATGAGCCCCCGCCACCCGCCCACCCGGCCGCTGACCGGCCTGGTCGTGGCCGCGGTGGTGGCGGCCGGTGCCGCACCCGGCGCGGCGGCGGTGCCGCCGCCGCACATCGACCCGGGCCGGGTGCCGGTGGACGGCCCGCCGGGGCCCGATCAACCGATGCGGCAGGCCAATCTGTGTGCACGCACCATCACCGTCGCCGACCCGGACGTCACCCTCACCGCCCCCGGGTTCGCCATGCTCGACCTCGCCCGCGCCTGGACCTACTCCACCGGCACCGGGGTTCCGGTCGCGGTGATCGACACCGGGGTCACCCCCACCGCGCGGCTGCCGGTGGTCCCCGGCGGCGACTACATCATGGGCGGCGACGGGCTCACCGACTGCGACGCGCACGGCACGGTCGTCGCCGCGGTCATCGCCGCCGCCCCGCGGCCCGGCCCCGGCCCGCGTCCCCGCCCGCCGGTGGCGGCCTTCCCCGCCCCGCCCGCCGCCCCGGTGGTGACCGGCGCGCCCCCGCCGCTCGGCCCGCCGGCGCCGCCGCCGCCCCCGCCGACGGTGACGGTGACCGAGGCGCCGCCTGCCCCGCCCGCCGACCGGCCCGCCGCCGGCCCCGGAGCGCTCGGCGCCGACACCCCCGACGACCCGGAGGTGCCCGCCCCGCCGCCGGAGTCCCCCGACGGGGTGGCGGGGGTGGCCCCGCACGCGGTGATCATCGCGATCCGGCAGTCCTCCCGCGCCTACGAACCCGACCATCCGCTGCCCGGCGACGACGCCGCCCGCCGCAAGGCCGGCACGGTCGCCACGTTGGCGCGGGCCATCGTGCACGCCGCCGACCTCGGCGCCAAGGTCATCAACATCAGCGTCACCTCCTGCACCCCGGCGGTCGACCCGCTGGACCAGGGCGCGCTCGGCGCGGCCGCCTGGTATGCGGCCACGGTCAAAGACGCGGTGATCGTCGCCGCGGCCGGCAACGACGGCGACGACGACTGTGCGCAGAACCCGCTGTTCGACCCGTTGTCCCCCGACGATCCGCGCGACTGGCGCGAGGTGAAGACCGTCTCCTCGCCGTCCTGGTTCACCGACTACGTGCTGTCGGTCGCCGCGGTGGACACCACCGGCGCCCCGCTGACCCGCAGCCTGGCCGGGCCGTGGGTGGGGGTCGCCGCCCCCGGCGTCGCGGTGATGGGGTTGTCCCCGCAGACCGGCGGACCGGTCAACGCCTATCCGCCGGTGCGGCCCGGGGAGGCGACCCAACCGTTCTGGGGCAGCAGCTTCTCCGCCGCCTACGTCAGCGGGGTGGCCGCACTGGTGCGGGCCCGGTTCCCGGCGCTCACCGCCCACCAGGTGATCACCCGGATCGTGGCGACCGCGCACCACCCGGCCCGCGGCGTGGACAACCGGGTCGGCAGCGGGGTCGTCGACCCGGTGGCGGCGTTGACCTTCGACGTGCCCGCCGGGCCGGCGCAGGCCCCGGCCGCGCACACCCGGCTTGTGAGCCCGCGCCCCTCGCCCGCCCCGGCCGATCACCGGGCCCGCGCGGCGGCGGTGGGTCTGGCCGCGGCGGTGCTGGCCACCGGGTGGCTGCTGGCGCTGCTGTCGCACACCCGCGCGGCGCGGCGCCGACGGGGACGGCGGCGATGA
- the eccD gene encoding type VII secretion integral membrane protein EccD, with protein MAAATVPARCAVAVIFDHHLVAQVLPAAVPVEAFIDDVVELFNDELRGRGQPGLATDTGYELQRVNGVRLELGKTLDQSGVEDGASLVLVPAEAGEPFAPQYESLSTGLARTGTRLFAPLDAVTAAHLAVGMLALCAATLAAAAVRARLAVDSPAPALLTAAAGAATAGALGVTLRWWPRRRDLIAGFGWVATGVLATSAALAAPGEPGAAHLVIGALAAAVLTAALAVIAGRDLPAAAAVVTVCALGAAAAAPRMWRPVPAAWLGAGVLVALLLVLTAAPTIALWVARIRPPHFGSVTGRDLFWRTDGLPPDAVSPVPADPDADATRDPDADTTPSGARLVAAATRAHDVLTGVCVGAAAVFPVAAWVTVEPDRGPATGWLVGLFVLIFCGRSRAFTARAQAAALLCGAGGAVCVTVARYVFTRPPQSITTLALAAAVLAAVAAGVLLAALVVPSARFTPLVRMTVEWIELAAIVAALPLAAGLCGLFSWVRMR; from the coding sequence ATGGCTGCCGCCACCGTCCCGGCGCGGTGCGCCGTGGCCGTCATCTTCGATCACCACCTGGTGGCGCAGGTGCTGCCCGCCGCGGTGCCGGTGGAGGCGTTCATCGACGACGTCGTCGAACTGTTCAACGACGAACTGCGCGGCCGCGGCCAGCCGGGGCTGGCGACCGACACCGGCTACGAGCTGCAGCGGGTCAACGGGGTCCGCCTCGAGTTGGGCAAAACCCTCGACCAGTCGGGCGTCGAGGACGGCGCCAGCCTCGTGCTGGTGCCCGCCGAGGCCGGTGAACCGTTCGCACCGCAGTACGAGTCGTTGTCGACGGGGTTGGCGCGCACCGGCACCCGGCTGTTCGCCCCGCTGGACGCCGTCACCGCCGCCCACCTGGCGGTGGGCATGCTGGCGCTGTGCGCGGCGACGCTGGCCGCCGCGGCGGTGCGCGCCCGCCTGGCGGTGGATTCGCCGGCACCGGCGCTGCTGACGGCGGCGGCGGGCGCGGCCACCGCCGGGGCGCTCGGCGTGACGCTGCGGTGGTGGCCGCGCCGCCGCGACCTCATCGCCGGTTTCGGATGGGTGGCCACCGGGGTGCTGGCGACGTCGGCGGCGCTGGCGGCCCCCGGCGAGCCGGGCGCCGCCCACCTGGTGATCGGGGCGCTCGCCGCGGCGGTGCTCACCGCCGCGCTGGCCGTGATCGCCGGGCGTGACCTGCCGGCCGCCGCGGCGGTGGTGACCGTGTGCGCGCTGGGCGCGGCGGCGGCGGCGCCGCGGATGTGGCGGCCGGTGCCGGCGGCGTGGCTGGGCGCCGGTGTGCTGGTCGCGTTGCTGCTGGTGTTGACCGCCGCCCCGACGATCGCGCTGTGGGTGGCCCGCATCCGTCCCCCCCACTTCGGATCGGTCACCGGGCGGGACCTGTTCTGGCGCACCGACGGGCTGCCCCCCGACGCGGTCAGCCCGGTGCCGGCCGACCCGGACGCCGACGCGACCCGCGACCCGGACGCCGACACCACCCCGAGCGGGGCGCGGCTGGTGGCCGCGGCGACGCGCGCCCACGACGTGCTCACCGGAGTCTGCGTCGGGGCCGCCGCGGTGTTCCCGGTCGCGGCGTGGGTCACCGTCGAACCGGACCGCGGGCCGGCCACCGGCTGGCTGGTGGGGCTGTTCGTGCTGATCTTCTGCGGCCGCAGCCGCGCGTTCACCGCCAGAGCGCAGGCCGCGGCGCTGCTGTGCGGCGCCGGTGGTGCGGTCTGCGTGACCGTGGCGCGCTATGTCTTCACCCGGCCCCCGCAGAGCATCACCACGCTGGCGCTCGCCGCGGCGGTGCTCGCCGCCGTCGCCGCCGGGGTGCTGCTGGCGGCGCTGGTGGTGCCCAGCGCCCGGTTCACCCCGCTGGTGCGCATGACGGTCGAATGGATCGAGTTGGCGGCGATCGTGGCGGCGCTGCCGCTGGCCGCGGGACTCTGCGGGCTGTTCTCGTGGGTGCGGATGCGATGA
- a CDS encoding MinD/ParA family ATP-binding protein, with translation MTTARKVALSSVSGAAGPPPETAVGPLRIADLVAPRKIPPSGGWRRLCYGMSCHRLNPGESRRERHYRELRTRIRRHIRKQFVIGVVSGKGGVGKTTLTAALAGVFRQCRPENVVALDAVPGFGTLAGRIDEHPPGDYAAVLADTEVYGYADIREHLGQNALGLDVLAGDQASDRARPLDSAMYQGALARLRRTHTILVVDTADDFEHPVMAAVLGSLDTLVLVSGLTVDTSAPVARTMELLRAHGHHELVAASTVVLNDSRGGGDPAARRYLAERFTRWGAGVEFLAYDPHLATGGIIDIEHQLRPATRLRLFEIAAGIADKYVPEADRLP, from the coding sequence ATGACCACAGCACGCAAGGTCGCGTTGAGCTCGGTGTCCGGCGCGGCGGGTCCGCCGCCGGAGACGGCCGTCGGCCCGCTGCGGATCGCGGACCTGGTGGCGCCCCGCAAGATCCCGCCCAGCGGCGGCTGGCGCCGCCTCTGCTACGGCATGTCGTGTCATCGGCTCAACCCCGGTGAATCACGCCGCGAACGCCACTACCGCGAACTGCGCACCCGCATCCGTCGCCACATCCGCAAACAGTTCGTGATCGGGGTGGTCTCCGGCAAGGGCGGGGTGGGCAAAACCACCCTCACCGCCGCTCTGGCCGGGGTGTTCCGGCAGTGCCGCCCGGAGAACGTGGTCGCCCTCGACGCGGTGCCCGGGTTCGGCACCCTGGCCGGGCGCATCGACGAGCACCCCCCGGGCGACTACGCCGCGGTGCTCGCCGACACCGAGGTGTACGGCTACGCCGACATCCGCGAACACCTCGGGCAGAACGCGCTCGGTCTCGACGTGCTCGCCGGCGACCAGGCCTCCGACCGGGCCCGCCCGCTGGATTCGGCGATGTATCAGGGAGCGCTCGCCCGGTTGCGCCGCACCCACACGATCCTGGTCGTCGACACCGCCGACGACTTCGAGCATCCGGTGATGGCGGCGGTGCTCGGCTCCCTGGACACCCTGGTGCTGGTGTCGGGGCTGACCGTGGACACCTCGGCGCCGGTGGCCCGCACGATGGAGCTGCTGCGCGCCCACGGCCACCACGAGCTGGTGGCCGCAAGCACCGTGGTGCTCAACGACAGCCGCGGCGGCGGCGACCCCGCGGCGCGCCGCTACCTGGCCGAGCGGTTCACCCGCTGGGGCGCGGGCGTGGAGTTCCTCGCCTACGACCCGCACCTGGCGACCGGCGGGATCATCGACATCGAGCACCAGCTGCGCCCCGCGACGCGGCTTCGGCTGTTCGAGATCGCCGCCGGCATCGCCGACAAGTACGTCCCCGAGGCCGACCGGCTGCCCTGA
- a CDS encoding ESX secretion-associated protein EspG yields MLTTTVDGIWVLQALSRIECLAPELGLRPLLARRESPQAALRHPAAGELRAAGVIDADGAVDAAVHEWLTVLAHRDVALVLQIRRPDDGGLPATAMLARCAQFWAVLERHAAAVHLSGVGRSHDRAGAAAVVATEIARLCGAAPPAPLRPITLPHSVFDAAGPEQIVERLADRELDGAQRHLLRAALDPRARAQAAIVALQSGAAGVAPGGHIDPGAVTLIDTGAGRLLVEQVFAPGHRWVVIAPGTPTATVAALDRMLRRLPAQRDWHAVRRGV; encoded by the coding sequence ATGTTGACCACGACCGTCGACGGGATCTGGGTGCTGCAGGCGCTGAGCCGAATCGAGTGTCTGGCACCGGAGTTGGGACTGCGTCCCCTGCTCGCGCGCAGGGAGTCGCCGCAGGCCGCGCTGCGCCATCCGGCCGCCGGCGAGCTGCGCGCCGCCGGGGTGATCGACGCCGACGGGGCCGTCGACGCCGCGGTGCACGAGTGGCTGACCGTGCTTGCGCACCGCGACGTGGCGCTGGTGCTGCAGATCCGCCGGCCCGACGACGGCGGGCTGCCGGCCACCGCGATGCTGGCGCGCTGCGCGCAGTTCTGGGCGGTGCTCGAGCGGCACGCCGCCGCGGTGCACCTCAGCGGTGTCGGCCGCAGTCACGACCGCGCCGGGGCCGCCGCCGTGGTGGCGACCGAGATCGCCCGGCTCTGCGGGGCCGCGCCGCCGGCGCCGCTGCGGCCGATTACCCTGCCGCACAGTGTGTTCGACGCCGCCGGGCCCGAGCAGATCGTCGAACGCCTCGCCGACCGGGAGCTCGACGGCGCCCAGCGCCACCTGCTGCGGGCCGCCCTGGACCCGCGGGCCCGCGCGCAGGCCGCGATCGTGGCGCTGCAATCCGGCGCCGCCGGGGTCGCACCCGGCGGCCACATCGATCCCGGAGCGGTCACGCTCATCGACACCGGGGCCGGACGGCTGCTCGTCGAGCAGGTGTTCGCCCCCGGGCACCGCTGGGTGGTCATCGCCCCGGGCACCCCCACCGCCACGGTGGCCGCCCTCGACCGGATGCTGCGGCGCCTGCCCGCCCAGCGCGACTGGCACGCGGTGCGTCGCGGCGTCTGA
- a CDS encoding WXG100 family type VII secretion target, whose amino-acid sequence MIDQITYNYGVVFGLASTVGQHAGVLDQDLQSVTSQTNRVAEFFVGDAHSAFVERQTTMISALGDLIAVMAAHGKLINQTGHSAHETDQLGTTYFV is encoded by the coding sequence ATGATTGACCAGATCACCTACAACTACGGGGTGGTGTTCGGCCTGGCGTCCACCGTCGGCCAGCACGCCGGGGTCCTCGACCAGGACCTGCAGAGCGTGACCTCCCAGACCAACCGGGTCGCGGAGTTCTTCGTCGGCGACGCCCACAGCGCGTTCGTCGAACGCCAGACCACCATGATCAGCGCGCTCGGCGACCTCATCGCGGTCATGGCCGCCCACGGCAAACTCATCAACCAGACCGGTCACAGCGCCCACGAAACCGACCAGCTCGGCACCACCTATTTCGTCTGA
- a CDS encoding type VII secretion protein EsxD — protein MGNIPAGGGVIVTPDMMLEAQRAIENALIDAQAVANQYLVSHEDAAPGYAGAGYNASYATAIRIQTDMTKLLTAGTGLAQGLGKVAALMQHHETAAAQNFAAFAPDTAAGV, from the coding sequence ATGGGAAACATACCGGCCGGCGGCGGCGTCATCGTCACCCCCGACATGATGCTCGAGGCGCAGCGCGCCATCGAGAACGCACTGATCGACGCGCAGGCGGTCGCCAACCAATACCTGGTCAGCCACGAGGACGCGGCACCGGGCTACGCGGGGGCCGGCTACAACGCCTCGTATGCCACGGCGATCCGGATCCAGACCGACATGACCAAACTGTTGACCGCCGGCACCGGCCTGGCCCAGGGGCTGGGCAAGGTGGCCGCGCTGATGCAGCACCACGAAACGGCGGCCGCCCAGAATTTCGCGGCCTTCGCCCCGGACACCGCGGCCGGTGTCTGA
- a CDS encoding PPE domain-containing protein has protein sequence MADPRWAGPPELIAATFEAGPGPASTVANQAVWLAEAVGREVVAAVSTANTAATSGDWIGLGATASAARATGLNLDLATLAGWIAHKVAITQAAADAFAVAASGVIPSVVCQANRDQWAVLNATNFLGLNTPAIVALDTEYFGEHYPHNAGLGWAYSAALTALTAALALPPPVGMPGAAAAGPGAAGAQVGTDAAGMLTDGAAAAPVAAPALDAGGSPAAGVGDLGSTVGELAPLVNAVAQPVQRAVEVPAHLAQSAAGAAQPLTGVLSGVGGGMFGSAGQVGGPAAGPVAAEPVRLGGAAAPAVAGTGPVAPVGLTRYTQPTSSFAPENAGRPGGLGAGLLSAPTPGAGTRAAPVPIGAGMPIAAAGAAGRDRDDTGAGARVRVVAEPERPGRSQ, from the coding sequence ATGGCCGACCCCCGGTGGGCGGGCCCGCCCGAGCTCATCGCGGCGACGTTCGAGGCCGGCCCGGGACCGGCCTCGACGGTCGCCAACCAGGCCGTGTGGCTGGCCGAGGCGGTCGGCCGCGAGGTGGTGGCGGCGGTGTCGACGGCCAACACCGCGGCCACCTCCGGTGACTGGATCGGGTTGGGGGCGACCGCCTCCGCCGCGCGGGCGACCGGGCTCAACCTCGACCTGGCGACCCTGGCCGGCTGGATCGCCCATAAGGTCGCCATCACCCAGGCGGCCGCCGACGCCTTCGCCGTGGCCGCCTCCGGCGTCATCCCCTCGGTCGTCTGCCAAGCCAACCGGGACCAGTGGGCGGTGCTCAACGCCACCAACTTCCTCGGCCTCAACACCCCGGCGATCGTGGCCCTGGACACCGAATACTTCGGCGAGCACTATCCCCACAACGCCGGGCTCGGCTGGGCCTACTCCGCGGCGCTCACCGCGCTGACCGCGGCGCTGGCCCTGCCCCCGCCGGTCGGGATGCCCGGCGCCGCCGCGGCGGGCCCGGGCGCCGCCGGCGCGCAGGTCGGCACCGACGCCGCCGGGATGCTCACCGACGGGGCCGCCGCCGCCCCCGTCGCGGCGCCGGCGCTCGACGCCGGTGGATCCCCCGCGGCGGGCGTCGGTGATCTCGGGTCGACGGTCGGCGAGTTGGCCCCGCTGGTCAACGCCGTGGCCCAGCCGGTGCAGCGGGCCGTGGAGGTCCCGGCGCACCTGGCCCAGTCGGCGGCCGGTGCGGCGCAGCCGCTCACCGGGGTGCTCAGCGGTGTCGGCGGGGGCATGTTCGGGTCCGCGGGGCAGGTCGGCGGCCCGGCCGCCGGCCCGGTCGCCGCCGAGCCGGTGCGCCTCGGCGGCGCCGCCGCACCCGCGGTGGCGGGTACGGGTCCCGTGGCCCCCGTCGGGCTCACCCGCTACACCCAACCGACGAGCAGCTTCGCCCCGGAGAACGCCGGGCGGCCCGGCGGGCTGGGCGCCGGGCTGCTGAGCGCGCCCACCCCGGGGGCGGGCACCCGCGCGGCGCCGGTGCCGATCGGGGCCGGCATGCCGATCGCCGCGGCGGGGGCCGCAGGGCGCGACCGCGACGACACCGGCGCGGGCGCCCGCGTGCGGGTCGTCGCCGAGCCCGAGCGGCCCGGGCGTTCCCAGTGA
- a CDS encoding PE family protein, with translation MNTVAVQGSALTEAVLSGEMAATTAGGAATLIGVVPMALDADSAGFAAALNAAGAAYLAVAAEQVGQRAALAGGQNLASLGYLAREVASAAALRL, from the coding sequence GTGAATACCGTTGCCGTGCAGGGATCGGCGCTGACCGAGGCGGTCCTCAGCGGGGAGATGGCAGCCACCACCGCCGGCGGCGCGGCCACGCTGATCGGGGTGGTCCCGATGGCCCTCGACGCGGACTCCGCGGGGTTCGCCGCCGCGCTCAACGCCGCCGGCGCGGCCTACCTGGCGGTGGCCGCCGAGCAGGTCGGTCAGCGCGCCGCGCTGGCCGGCGGTCAGAACCTCGCCTCGCTGGGCTACCTGGCGAGAGAGGTGGCCAGCGCCGCCGCGCTGCGGCTGTAG